One genomic region from Cellulomonas hominis encodes:
- a CDS encoding helix-turn-helix transcriptional regulator has product MSTYADMVDVITARTLPQLGLTIRRLRDRRGLSQAELAERAGVSRQWVIAVEQGQKKGLEVGLIMRVLDALDASLTVRDDLDADAER; this is encoded by the coding sequence GTGTCCACGTACGCTGACATGGTGGACGTCATCACCGCGCGCACCCTGCCGCAGCTCGGCCTCACGATCCGCCGGCTGCGCGACCGGCGCGGGCTGAGCCAGGCCGAGCTCGCCGAGCGCGCGGGAGTCTCCCGCCAGTGGGTCATCGCGGTCGAGCAGGGGCAGAAGAAGGGGCTCGAGGTCGGCCTCATCATGCGCGTCCTGGACGCCCTGGACGCCTCGCTGACCGTGCGGGACGACCTCGACGCGGACGCCGAGCGATGA